One window from the genome of Gimesia aquarii encodes:
- a CDS encoding sulfatase, with translation MKNFQLGYILMKQIARSIPILIFTLLICENTFVFAAQKAKQKPLNFVFILVDDLGYMDVGCNNPKTFYETPHIDQLAETGMRFTNGYAANPVCSPTRYSIMTGKYPTRVDATNFFSGKRAGKFLPAPLNDRMPLNEVTIAEALKEHGYSTFFAGKWHLGPTEEFWPENQGFDVNHGGWHRGGPYGGKKYFSPYGNPRLTDGPAGEHLPDRLASETAKFIDEHREQPFFAYLSFYSVHTPLMGPKPLVAKYKAKAQRLGLTKQKEFAEEEQVFPVKEKRRVRILQNHAVYAAMVESMDRAVGKVLNQLEESGLAENTVVMLSADNGGLSTSEGSPTSNLPLRGGKGWLYEGGIREVFLIRWPGGTKPGTTCDEPVISVDFYPTILDLAGLPAKPEQHQDGVSLKPLLKGMSRLDREALYWHYPHYSNQGGIPGAAIREGDWKLIERFEDGSVRLYNLKDDLGEQMNLATKYPERVSSMRQKLHQWYRETDAKFLRAKPNGPQPWQPGK, from the coding sequence ATGAAGAACTTTCAACTGGGGTACATCCTGATGAAACAGATCGCGCGCTCGATTCCAATATTAATCTTCACTTTATTGATATGTGAAAACACATTTGTTTTTGCTGCGCAGAAAGCCAAGCAAAAACCGTTGAACTTCGTATTCATATTGGTGGATGATCTCGGCTATATGGACGTGGGCTGTAATAATCCAAAGACATTTTACGAAACGCCTCACATTGATCAGCTTGCTGAAACAGGAATGCGATTTACCAACGGCTACGCTGCCAATCCTGTGTGTAGTCCTACACGTTACAGCATCATGACAGGAAAATATCCGACGCGCGTGGATGCAACAAATTTCTTCTCCGGCAAACGAGCAGGTAAGTTTCTGCCTGCACCATTGAATGATCGAATGCCTTTAAATGAAGTGACGATTGCGGAAGCCCTTAAAGAGCATGGTTATTCGACCTTTTTCGCTGGAAAATGGCACTTGGGACCGACAGAAGAGTTCTGGCCGGAAAATCAAGGGTTTGATGTAAACCATGGTGGATGGCATCGTGGCGGACCGTATGGTGGCAAGAAGTATTTTTCTCCTTATGGAAATCCACGTTTAACCGATGGGCCTGCAGGAGAGCATCTACCCGATCGACTGGCCAGTGAAACGGCTAAGTTCATCGATGAACATCGAGAGCAACCCTTCTTTGCCTACCTTTCTTTCTACTCAGTACATACGCCTTTGATGGGGCCGAAGCCCCTGGTCGCCAAATACAAGGCAAAGGCGCAACGGTTAGGATTGACAAAACAGAAAGAATTTGCAGAAGAAGAGCAGGTATTTCCGGTTAAAGAAAAGCGTCGTGTACGAATTCTGCAGAATCATGCCGTGTATGCGGCGATGGTAGAGTCGATGGATCGCGCAGTGGGCAAGGTACTCAATCAATTAGAGGAGTCAGGCCTGGCTGAGAATACAGTCGTCATGTTATCTGCCGACAATGGTGGCTTGAGTACATCTGAAGGTTCTCCTACCTCGAATCTCCCGCTTCGAGGAGGCAAGGGTTGGTTGTACGAAGGGGGAATTCGCGAAGTATTTCTGATTCGCTGGCCGGGTGGAACGAAGCCTGGAACTACCTGTGATGAGCCGGTGATCAGCGTTGATTTTTATCCGACGATTCTGGACCTGGCTGGTCTACCCGCTAAACCAGAGCAACATCAGGATGGCGTTAGTTTAAAGCCTTTATTGAAAGGAATGTCACGCTTGGATCGAGAAGCCCTCTATTGGCATTATCCACATTATTCCAATCAGGGCGGAATTCCCGGAGCTGCCATTCGCGAGGGAGACTGGAAGCTGATTGAACGTTTTGAAGACGGAAGCGTCCGACTCTACAATCTGAAAGACGATCTGGGGGAGCAGATGAATCTTGCTACAAAATACCCGGAGCGAGTTTCTTCAATGCGTCAGAAGTTACATCAATGGTATCGCGAAACAGATGCGAAGTTTTTACGCGCAAAACCCAATGGACCACAGCCCTGGCAGCCTGGAAAATGA
- a CDS encoding sigma-54-dependent transcriptional regulator, which produces MSKLLIVDDEESICWGLSQLGESHGHQVMTASTAEQALSIAEEDRPDVVVMDVRLPGMDGLTAMQGLRDRVGSVPVIVITAYGDLQTAVEAVRNGAFDYIVKPFDLNQMEQVLDKAIYESRREEPSVEETRQVDGLVGSTPEMQDVFKSIALVSGSEASVLLSGESGTGKELAAHAIHRFSERASGPFIAVNIASLSESLAESELFGHLQGAFTGAESTRVGFLEQADQGTLFLDEVADIPLPIQIKLLRALEEGEVLPVGSTQRVKTNFRVIAATHRNLESLIKQDKFRHDLYFRLCTFQIDIPPLRKRVGDICALADFFLERFVDRQTGAQHRLTAEAVSELEKRPWYGNVRELRNSIEHAALRARGGTILPEDLPAPVSKSFLGSEESDADSDIMIIELLKQWAEQQLIDPGQATNLYEKLMALIEPPVMNVALDQFHGQCAPAARCLGLHRTTLSKKLKQYGIENK; this is translated from the coding sequence ATGTCGAAATTACTAATCGTTGATGATGAAGAATCCATTTGCTGGGGTTTAAGTCAACTGGGTGAAAGTCATGGTCATCAGGTGATGACAGCATCGACTGCAGAGCAGGCGCTGAGCATTGCCGAGGAAGATCGTCCCGATGTCGTTGTGATGGATGTGCGGTTACCAGGTATGGACGGATTGACTGCGATGCAGGGGCTTCGTGATCGAGTTGGTTCTGTTCCCGTGATCGTTATTACCGCTTATGGTGATTTACAAACAGCCGTCGAAGCCGTTCGCAATGGTGCCTTCGATTATATTGTTAAACCCTTCGATCTGAATCAGATGGAACAAGTGTTGGATAAAGCAATTTATGAGTCGCGGCGTGAGGAACCATCGGTCGAAGAGACTCGACAAGTGGACGGTTTGGTTGGTTCTACTCCTGAAATGCAAGATGTATTCAAGTCCATCGCACTCGTTTCCGGGTCAGAGGCAAGTGTGTTGCTTTCTGGTGAAAGTGGAACAGGTAAAGAACTGGCGGCACACGCAATTCACCGATTCAGCGAACGCGCTTCAGGACCATTTATTGCGGTAAACATAGCTTCTCTCAGTGAAAGTCTGGCAGAAAGTGAACTCTTCGGCCATCTGCAAGGTGCATTTACTGGAGCCGAGTCGACACGTGTTGGTTTTCTGGAGCAGGCTGATCAGGGAACATTGTTTCTCGACGAAGTTGCCGATATTCCACTACCGATTCAGATCAAGCTTTTAAGAGCACTTGAAGAGGGAGAGGTATTGCCTGTCGGGTCAACCCAGCGAGTGAAAACCAACTTTCGTGTGATTGCGGCGACACACCGGAACCTGGAATCATTAATCAAACAGGATAAGTTCCGACATGATCTTTATTTTCGATTGTGTACGTTTCAAATTGATATTCCTCCGTTGAGAAAGCGCGTGGGGGATATTTGCGCCCTTGCTGATTTTTTCCTGGAGCGATTTGTAGACCGTCAGACTGGCGCGCAGCATCGATTAACTGCAGAAGCCGTTTCAGAATTAGAGAAACGTCCCTGGTATGGTAATGTGCGTGAATTGAGAAATTCGATTGAACATGCGGCCTTGCGTGCTCGCGGGGGGACCATCTTGCCTGAGGATTTGCCGGCTCCCGTTTCCAAATCATTTCTGGGGAGTGAAGAATCAGATGCAGACTCTGATATCATGATCATTGAGTTGCTCAAGCAGTGGGCTGAACAACAATTGATTGATCCCGGTCAGGCTACGAATCTCTATGAAAAGCTGATGGCACTGATCGAACCTCCTGTGATGAATGTCGCATTGGATCAATTTCATGGGCAATGTGCGCCTGCGGCACGCTGTCTGGGGTTGCATCGAACGACGCTGAGCAAGAAACTAAAACAATACGGTATTGAAAATAAATGA
- a CDS encoding DUF58 domain-containing protein, which produces MHVSEYDPYSPTIRKQDSFTNRLLLVRMHKHYWYYRVTYPGKLLLFGFFLSGIGTVSVSVPIYNLFSILMALILVDGIVSWIFRPQCELTGDFPAQTTAGQPAVGHFTVTNRGWLPVYDMAVAFRWLEKPLSQPDRDDTLKSLPRGESVDVTVTIDAPQRGFYALPKLGVHTLFPFHLNRSGNAALPGKSLLVLPAFHKLNSIDLPVGNKFQPGGIALTSNVGESPEYVGNREYVPGEPARRLDFRSWARLGKPVVREFQEEYYCRIALILDTYMPADDRLTRMIKAITQRYQPKTEGAQPMDVLEAGISLTASIADVLSRGEYLIDLFAAGPELYVFRAGRHTAHFDNVLEILSCVDRCPHDPFDTIGPAVFEELSNVSTAVCIFLDWDEQREKMARAVLDSGSSLKTIIIHDGETTLPYNSEKFGPAFHFTPDQIAKGKVESI; this is translated from the coding sequence ATGCATGTCTCGGAATACGATCCTTATTCACCCACGATCAGAAAGCAGGATTCGTTTACCAATCGTCTTCTCCTGGTACGAATGCACAAGCACTATTGGTACTACCGTGTAACTTATCCGGGAAAGTTGTTGTTATTCGGATTTTTCCTGTCTGGGATCGGTACGGTTTCGGTCTCTGTGCCGATTTATAATCTTTTCAGTATCTTGATGGCGTTGATTCTCGTCGATGGCATTGTCTCGTGGATTTTCAGGCCTCAGTGTGAATTAACAGGAGATTTTCCTGCTCAGACAACAGCTGGCCAGCCTGCGGTGGGGCATTTTACCGTGACCAACCGGGGTTGGTTACCCGTTTACGATATGGCGGTTGCCTTTCGCTGGTTGGAGAAACCACTCTCACAACCTGATCGCGATGATACATTGAAATCTCTGCCGCGCGGAGAATCTGTGGACGTTACTGTCACCATTGATGCACCACAACGTGGGTTTTATGCACTGCCCAAGCTGGGTGTGCATACCTTGTTTCCCTTTCATCTCAACCGATCTGGTAATGCAGCACTCCCCGGAAAATCATTATTGGTACTACCTGCCTTTCATAAGTTGAACAGTATCGATTTACCTGTTGGTAACAAGTTTCAACCGGGGGGGATTGCTCTGACTTCCAATGTGGGAGAATCTCCCGAATATGTTGGGAATCGGGAATATGTTCCTGGCGAGCCAGCGCGCAGACTTGATTTTCGATCTTGGGCTCGACTTGGTAAACCCGTTGTACGAGAATTTCAGGAGGAGTATTACTGTCGCATAGCGCTGATCTTAGATACCTATATGCCTGCAGATGACAGGTTGACTCGAATGATAAAAGCCATCACTCAGCGTTATCAACCCAAAACGGAAGGTGCGCAACCCATGGATGTGCTGGAAGCGGGAATCAGTTTGACTGCTTCGATTGCAGATGTTCTCTCGCGGGGAGAGTACCTGATAGACCTCTTTGCTGCCGGACCGGAATTGTACGTATTTCGCGCAGGTCGGCATACGGCACATTTTGATAACGTCTTGGAAATCCTGTCATGTGTCGATCGTTGTCCACATGATCCATTCGATACGATCGGACCAGCCGTATTTGAGGAATTGTCCAATGTTTCAACCGCAGTTTGTATTTTCCTTGATTGGGACGAACAACGGGAAAAGATGGCTCGGGCTGTATTGGATTCCGGGTCCAGCTTAAAAACGATCATCATTCATGATGGAGAGACTACGCTCCCTTATAATTCAGAGAAATTTGGCCCGGCTTTTCATTTCACACCCGATCAAATCGCGAAAGGTAAGGTGGAGTCAATATGA
- a CDS encoding transglutaminase-like domain-containing protein, which yields MNAQRTIAFILISLESAAFGVLSETFFFSFSIVLLSALSYVPILRHPFSSRQVFWTTSILAIIFMVKYMISQHEFGLDQLAIRTPLAYAAAQFVMAVQLRQLFDKHFVPFLPNSFPLFGIVAFILIGDVIVYGSGHLVYQVLVFSFVLFSGVFYQLGHSVRNQKKKEKHSWGIYFVRANFFVVIWLLAWLTATGLYRYERELDQLYYRIIEPRTSGIASRAGFSTISKLGSLTKQFDTSANQIKLRVKSTDEPGYLRGRAFVQFLNSEWHSEIGNHNAAIVALPPAGVETDVLQDGDWFQIGEAKSSDWIEFEIWSETSGHIFAPLNTPLIHAVADSVQYDSQDILTSRSLKFGYPYAIFFPRKLIPRRPEPELALQRLLQLPDDISPEVKQLAKRIFDNCKTTAEKINRVQEYFQDNYQYELGITVPAGEDPLTYFLLEKPNAHCEYFASGTALLLRLTEVPCRYVTGYVVRERNDYDQYWIARNRHAHAWVEAWDEQQGWVTVESTPPAGQPDKRAPGSFRQYWESFISQFSRIKTALQQGQWILALSEAQLPLALIVCGVLLWFGLSWGIRHYRKRFQERATLRQRPAYVQELHTLLAQMDRLLGKQNLVRKPGETLMQFSRRIESQSMSEWYQIYAGSRFMPESVARQELILELKQQLQEFAKRKSPQ from the coding sequence ATGAATGCACAGCGTACAATTGCGTTCATTTTGATTAGTCTGGAGAGTGCCGCCTTTGGTGTTCTTTCAGAAACTTTCTTTTTTTCATTCAGCATTGTATTGCTGTCCGCATTATCGTATGTGCCAATTTTACGGCACCCTTTTTCCAGTCGGCAGGTATTTTGGACTACCAGTATTTTGGCCATCATTTTCATGGTCAAATACATGATTTCGCAGCATGAATTTGGCTTAGATCAGCTCGCAATCCGAACTCCTCTGGCTTACGCAGCCGCACAGTTTGTAATGGCGGTGCAGCTACGTCAGCTCTTTGATAAACACTTTGTTCCTTTTCTACCGAATTCGTTTCCTTTATTCGGTATCGTGGCGTTTATTCTGATTGGTGATGTTATAGTTTATGGTTCCGGGCATCTTGTATATCAGGTACTGGTTTTTAGTTTCGTGCTGTTTTCCGGAGTGTTCTATCAGCTAGGGCATTCTGTGCGTAATCAGAAGAAAAAAGAGAAACATTCGTGGGGAATCTATTTCGTTCGCGCGAACTTTTTTGTCGTAATATGGCTGCTGGCGTGGTTGACCGCGACGGGATTGTACCGTTATGAGCGAGAACTGGATCAACTCTACTACCGTATCATTGAGCCGCGTACATCCGGAATCGCCTCCCGTGCCGGTTTCTCAACAATTTCCAAGCTGGGTAGCCTCACCAAACAGTTTGACACCAGCGCGAATCAAATCAAATTACGTGTCAAATCGACTGATGAACCAGGCTATTTGCGTGGCCGGGCATTCGTGCAGTTTCTTAACTCAGAATGGCATTCAGAAATCGGTAACCACAATGCAGCAATTGTTGCGTTACCACCGGCGGGAGTCGAAACCGACGTTTTACAAGATGGGGACTGGTTTCAGATTGGAGAAGCGAAATCTTCTGATTGGATTGAATTCGAAATTTGGTCAGAGACATCCGGGCATATCTTTGCTCCGCTGAATACTCCACTGATACATGCTGTGGCTGATAGCGTACAATATGACAGTCAAGATATTTTGACATCGCGTAGTTTGAAATTTGGTTATCCTTATGCGATCTTTTTTCCGAGAAAATTGATCCCACGTCGACCTGAGCCAGAGCTGGCACTACAGCGGCTCTTACAACTGCCTGATGATATTTCTCCAGAAGTCAAACAACTGGCCAAACGCATTTTTGACAACTGTAAAACAACTGCTGAGAAGATCAATCGTGTTCAGGAATACTTTCAGGATAACTATCAATATGAGTTGGGGATTACGGTACCAGCAGGTGAAGATCCGCTGACCTATTTTCTCCTGGAAAAACCTAACGCCCATTGTGAATATTTCGCATCGGGAACAGCACTGTTACTCAGATTAACAGAAGTTCCCTGCCGCTATGTGACTGGTTATGTCGTACGCGAACGAAATGATTATGACCAATACTGGATCGCCCGCAACCGGCATGCACATGCCTGGGTGGAAGCATGGGATGAACAGCAGGGCTGGGTGACAGTAGAGTCCACACCTCCTGCCGGTCAACCAGACAAACGCGCTCCTGGCTCCTTCAGACAGTATTGGGAATCTTTTATTAGTCAATTTTCCCGTATCAAAACCGCCTTACAACAAGGGCAGTGGATTCTGGCTCTCTCAGAGGCGCAATTACCCTTGGCTCTCATTGTTTGTGGAGTGCTACTCTGGTTTGGTTTGAGCTGGGGAATTCGGCACTATCGAAAGCGGTTTCAAGAAAGGGCGACACTTCGCCAAAGGCCGGCATATGTCCAGGAATTGCATACTCTGTTGGCACAAATGGATCGCTTATTAGGAAAACAAAACCTTGTTCGAAAACCGGGAGAGACGTTGATGCAGTTTTCCAGGCGAATTGAGAGTCAAAGTATGTCCGAATGGTACCAAATCTATGCTGGCAGCAGATTCATGCCGGAAAGCGTGGCGAGACAAGAACTTATTCTTGAATTGAAACAGCAGTTGCAGGAATTCGCCAAACGCAAGTCTCCTCAATGA
- a CDS encoding AAA family ATPase — MAQSTLPEQSEDYSEMLSLLRKNLSNVIRGKSESIDLMIVALLSSGSVLMEDVPGTGKTTLAKALARSLDVPFNRVQFTPDLLPTDILGSSIYNPVDGTFHFREGPIFCNILLADEINRASPRTQSALLEAMSESQATIEGVRYILPAPFFVLATQNPVDFHGTYPLPEAQLDRFLIHLQLGYPDAENEMEILFAQSTEHPVDHLERVLSHEEVVCMQDQVKSVHVDQSVARYMIDLVQATRDDPRLKLGVSPRGSLMLFRASQAFAFLKGRNYVLPDDVQHMTDYVLAHRLILTSKAKYSSITKLDVVSDIVQKVKVPS, encoded by the coding sequence ATGGCGCAGTCCACATTGCCGGAACAGAGTGAAGATTATTCCGAAATGCTGAGCCTCTTGAGGAAAAATCTGAGTAACGTGATCCGGGGGAAGTCGGAAAGCATCGACCTGATGATTGTGGCTTTGCTCTCCAGCGGTTCAGTCTTAATGGAAGACGTTCCTGGAACCGGCAAGACCACACTCGCTAAAGCGCTGGCACGCTCTTTGGATGTTCCCTTCAATCGAGTTCAGTTTACCCCCGACTTATTGCCAACCGATATTCTGGGGTCGTCGATTTATAATCCGGTCGATGGTACATTTCATTTTCGAGAAGGTCCGATCTTTTGTAACATTTTATTAGCCGATGAAATTAACCGCGCCTCGCCTCGTACACAGTCTGCTTTGCTGGAAGCCATGAGTGAATCGCAGGCGACTATTGAAGGTGTACGTTATATTCTGCCTGCTCCTTTCTTTGTTTTGGCAACTCAGAATCCTGTCGACTTTCACGGCACCTATCCTTTGCCAGAGGCTCAACTGGATCGATTTCTGATTCATCTACAACTGGGATATCCTGACGCAGAAAATGAGATGGAGATTCTGTTTGCACAGTCAACCGAACATCCGGTCGATCATCTGGAGCGAGTACTCAGCCACGAGGAAGTTGTCTGCATGCAGGATCAGGTAAAATCGGTGCATGTAGATCAGAGTGTAGCTCGTTATATGATCGATCTGGTACAGGCCACGCGCGATGATCCACGGTTGAAGTTAGGGGTCAGCCCCCGTGGTTCATTGATGTTATTTCGAGCTTCACAGGCATTTGCCTTCTTGAAAGGCAGAAACTATGTTCTACCAGATGATGTTCAGCATATGACAGACTATGTATTGGCACATCGTCTCATTTTAACTTCGAAAGCAAAATACAGTAGTATTACCAAACTGGATGTGGTGTCTGATATTGTTCAAAAAGTGAAAGTGCCCAGTTAG
- a CDS encoding sensor histidine kinase, translating into MMRWPLRYQILIPMVGIMVCAIVSVTLLHAYLSTNQIKLQIRDQFRQIAHTLNEATFPLTEAVLNQTKGLSGADFVLVGKNDEVLASTRSDFVPQAVSVEPPMWNELQISDVLQTGDAPFFHTVVKIQPRSPTQGQQYLHIYYPAKEYRDALSNAIYPSLIAGSVALAVVAFLATMIAARVTRPLQRLDKKVAQIAHGNFQPMILSIRNDEIRDLSISINQMAELLGEYEDEIKRSERLKTLGQIRGAIAHQLRNAVTGCRIALDLHLRKCAESQDETLQVANRQLSMIEQYLQSFLDNKGGDVSHFEPVCLNEIISKVVSLVTPTAKHFGIHLENNAVSGSISVQGDPEALEQLISNLILNAIEAAVSVEPEQGSVAGDVGQVSIRLFQSSPESVTLEVQDTGAGPDSKIISKMYEPLVTDKKDGTGLGLFVAREIVKNHAGQIRWERQDRTTCFIVEMPLVSAEKKHVEITNR; encoded by the coding sequence ATGATGCGCTGGCCGTTGAGATATCAGATTCTCATTCCCATGGTGGGAATTATGGTTTGTGCTATTGTGAGTGTGACACTCTTACACGCTTATCTCTCGACGAATCAAATTAAGTTGCAGATTCGTGATCAGTTTCGTCAAATCGCGCATACTTTGAACGAAGCGACGTTTCCTCTGACGGAAGCAGTTTTAAATCAAACCAAAGGTCTTTCAGGAGCTGATTTTGTACTCGTAGGGAAAAATGACGAGGTTCTCGCTTCGACCCGCTCTGATTTTGTACCACAGGCTGTTTCGGTTGAACCGCCTATGTGGAACGAGTTACAAATTTCCGATGTACTTCAAACTGGCGATGCTCCTTTTTTTCATACGGTCGTAAAAATTCAACCGCGTTCCCCAACGCAGGGGCAACAGTATCTCCATATTTATTACCCGGCGAAAGAGTATCGGGATGCATTATCGAATGCCATATATCCTTCTCTGATCGCAGGAAGTGTTGCGTTGGCAGTGGTCGCGTTTTTGGCAACGATGATTGCAGCCCGCGTGACACGGCCCCTGCAACGTCTTGACAAAAAAGTCGCGCAGATAGCACACGGAAATTTTCAGCCTATGATTTTATCAATTCGTAATGATGAGATACGCGATTTGAGTATTTCGATCAATCAAATGGCAGAACTGTTAGGTGAGTATGAAGATGAGATCAAACGCAGTGAGCGATTGAAAACTTTGGGTCAGATACGAGGTGCGATTGCACATCAGTTACGAAATGCTGTCACAGGCTGTCGCATTGCCCTGGACTTACATCTCCGTAAATGTGCCGAGAGTCAGGATGAAACGCTACAGGTTGCCAATCGTCAGCTATCGATGATCGAACAATATTTACAGAGTTTTCTGGATAATAAGGGGGGCGATGTTTCTCATTTCGAGCCCGTTTGTCTCAATGAGATCATTTCCAAAGTAGTAAGTCTGGTTACGCCGACCGCGAAACATTTTGGAATCCATCTGGAAAATAACGCCGTTTCAGGTTCAATTTCTGTTCAGGGAGATCCCGAAGCTTTGGAGCAACTAATTTCCAATCTGATCTTGAACGCGATTGAAGCAGCAGTTTCCGTTGAGCCCGAACAAGGCTCGGTGGCAGGTGATGTCGGTCAAGTCAGTATCAGACTATTTCAAAGTAGTCCGGAGTCTGTTACTTTGGAAGTACAGGATACAGGAGCAGGTCCAGATTCAAAAATTATCAGTAAAATGTATGAGCCACTGGTGACAGACAAAAAAGATGGAACCGGATTAGGTTTGTTTGTGGCTAGAGAAATCGTAAAGAATCACGCCGGGCAGATTCGCTGGGAGCGGCAAGATCGGACGACATGTTTTATCGTCGAAATGCCTTTGGTGAGTGCGGAGAAAAAGCATGTCGAAATTACTAATCGTTGA
- a CDS encoding DUF1559 domain-containing protein: MRNRRGFTLIELLVVIAIIAILIALLLPAVQQAREAARRTQCKNHLKQLGLAVHNYASSYRYLPPGASVDLSVTSTGNNGSWGVHGRILPLLEQGSLYNNVDLSIAWDFQTAIDGLKIPVYACPSDPNSDRVRDPGSGRVKLYPTNYGFNYGTWFVYDPTNGSGGNGAFFPNASLTMAAFTDGTSNTLLAAEVKGWQAYTRNGGPSTTTIPATAADAATIVASGANFKVNTGHTEWPDGRVHHTGFTVTMNPNTHVTYSNAGTEYDADFNSWQEGKDGSAGSPTYAIITSRSYHTGVVNAVLVDGSVRTISENISLDIWRALGTRGGGEVLGEF; encoded by the coding sequence ATGCGTAACAGACGTGGATTTACATTAATCGAATTACTGGTGGTGATCGCCATTATCGCGATCTTAATCGCCCTGCTCCTGCCCGCGGTCCAGCAGGCACGCGAAGCAGCCCGGCGTACCCAGTGCAAAAATCACCTCAAACAATTAGGGTTGGCAGTTCATAACTACGCCAGCAGCTATCGCTATCTGCCTCCCGGAGCAAGCGTCGATTTATCAGTGACTTCAACCGGAAATAACGGCTCATGGGGCGTGCATGGTCGTATCTTACCATTGCTTGAACAAGGAAGTCTTTATAACAATGTAGACCTCTCCATAGCCTGGGACTTCCAAACTGCCATCGATGGCTTAAAAATTCCCGTTTATGCCTGCCCCAGCGATCCGAATAGCGATCGTGTGCGTGATCCCGGTAGTGGAAGAGTGAAGCTTTATCCTACTAATTACGGTTTCAATTATGGAACCTGGTTTGTATATGACCCCACCAATGGAAGTGGTGGCAATGGCGCCTTTTTTCCTAACGCCAGTTTGACAATGGCGGCTTTTACAGATGGAACCAGTAATACTCTGCTGGCCGCGGAAGTGAAAGGCTGGCAGGCCTATACCAGAAATGGGGGACCTTCAACGACAACCATTCCAGCCACAGCAGCCGATGCTGCAACCATCGTCGCATCGGGAGCAAATTTTAAAGTCAATACGGGACACACTGAATGGCCCGATGGCCGAGTGCATCATACCGGTTTTACTGTAACGATGAATCCCAATACTCATGTGACTTATTCCAATGCGGGCACAGAATATGATGCCGACTTCAATTCCTGGCAGGAAGGCAAAGATGGAAGTGCCGGCTCTCCTACCTATGCCATTATTACTTCACGTAGCTATCATACAGGAGTCGTCAACGCGGTCCTTGTCGATGGTTCAGTGCGTACTATCAGCGAAAATATTTCTCTTGATATCTGGCGCGCATTAGGCACACGGGGTGGTGGCGAAGTCCTGGGTGAATTCTGA
- a CDS encoding NADPH-dependent FMN reductase yields the protein MSYQPRIVAFAGSTRENSYNKRLVTIAANSARESGADVKLIDLRDFPMPLFDEDLETKEGKNEAARDFKQLLIDSDGILISSPEYNGSLSAVLKNAIDWATRADAGEAPGSLPAFRGKVVSLMSASPGGLGGLRGLVHLRAILGGLGCIMLPAQLAVSSAHDAFDETGNLKNEKQQQQILTQGQELSKFIAQLNKLDS from the coding sequence ATGAGCTACCAACCTCGTATTGTAGCTTTCGCCGGTAGTACACGTGAAAACTCTTATAATAAACGTTTAGTAACAATTGCAGCTAACAGCGCCAGAGAATCAGGGGCTGATGTGAAGCTGATCGATTTGCGCGATTTCCCCATGCCTTTATTCGATGAAGATCTGGAAACAAAAGAAGGAAAAAATGAAGCTGCCCGCGATTTCAAACAACTACTGATTGACAGTGATGGTATCTTGATTTCCTCACCTGAATATAATGGCTCACTTTCAGCCGTGTTGAAAAATGCCATCGACTGGGCCACCCGCGCGGATGCGGGTGAAGCTCCCGGGTCATTGCCTGCCTTTCGTGGGAAAGTCGTCTCACTGATGAGTGCCTCTCCCGGCGGATTAGGAGGTCTCAGAGGACTCGTTCATTTACGAGCAATTCTTGGTGGATTGGGATGCATCATGCTCCCCGCACAACTGGCCGTCTCCAGTGCCCATGATGCATTCGATGAAACCGGTAATTTGAAAAATGAAAAACAGCAGCAGCAAATTCTGACTCAAGGGCAAGAGCTATCAAAGTTTATTGCTCAACTCAATAAACTGGATTCCTGA